A section of the Sceloporus undulatus isolate JIND9_A2432 ecotype Alabama chromosome 3, SceUnd_v1.1, whole genome shotgun sequence genome encodes:
- the FDX1 gene encoding adrenodoxin, mitochondrial, which translates to MAASSTAGLLRAAASSCRRFLAVYGGTKAEWCRVADTRRFFHASSLAKQSSEDKVTVHFVNRDGDKLTAQGKVGDSLLDVVVDNNLDIDGFGACEGTLACSTCHLIFEDHIYEKLDAITDEEMDMLDLAYGLTDRSRLGCQICLRKCMNKMTVRVPEAVADARQSIDMSKNS; encoded by the exons ATGGCTGCCTCAAGCACCGCCGGCCTCCTCAGGGCAGCGGCCTCCTCCTGCCGACGGTTCCTCGCGGTTTATGGAGGGACGAAAGCGGAATGGTGCCGCGTTGCGGACACTAGGCGGTTCTTCCACGCTTCGTCCCTCGCGAAGCAGAG ctCAGAAGATAAAGTTACAGTGCATTTTGTAAATCGTGATGGTGACAAGCTAACAGCCCAAGGGAAGGTTGGGGACTcacttctagatgttgttgttgataaCAATCTAGACATAGATGGATTTG gtgcttGTGAGGGAACACTTGCCTGTTCCACTTGTCATTTAATCTTTGAAGACCACATATATGAAAAGCTGGATGCCATCACTGATGAAGAAATGGATATGCTGGACCTTGCCTATGGTTTGACAGACAG ATCTCGACTGGGTTGTCAAATCTGCTTGAGGAAATGTATGAACAAAATGACAGTTCGAGTGCCTGAAGCTGTTGCTGATGCCCGACAATCCATAGATATGAGCAAGAACtcttaa